A stretch of the Saprospiraceae bacterium genome encodes the following:
- a CDS encoding ATP-binding cassette domain-containing protein, whose amino-acid sequence MADLLRLENVVKEYGNLKAVDQVSFRVPESSIVGLLGPNGAGKTSLIRIITGITQADSGNVLLHEKDIYKIKDPSVGYMPEERGLYKKMKVGEQLIFLTRLRGLSKVDAEKNVVYWMKKFQIESWWNKKINELSKGMSQKVQFIATVSHNPKLIILDEPFSGLDPINTNLIKDEIIRLKDEGASILFSTHRMEQVEEMCEHIVLINKGKIVLNGEVNEVRNSYKENIFELTTSNTIPEEFFEEFECTIKKERHYLIKLKQQQSTNDILSWLLHHEINLVSFNELLPTFNEIFIKTVNETSHE is encoded by the coding sequence ATGGCAGATTTATTAAGGCTTGAAAATGTAGTCAAAGAATACGGCAACCTTAAAGCCGTTGACCAGGTGAGTTTTAGAGTCCCAGAATCTTCAATAGTAGGCTTATTAGGTCCGAATGGAGCAGGGAAAACCTCATTGATCAGAATTATTACAGGCATTACTCAAGCAGACTCTGGAAATGTTTTGTTGCATGAGAAAGACATTTACAAAATCAAGGATCCTTCCGTTGGATATATGCCGGAGGAAAGAGGTTTGTATAAGAAAATGAAAGTTGGAGAACAACTTATTTTTTTAACCAGACTGAGAGGCCTTTCTAAAGTAGATGCTGAAAAAAACGTGGTCTATTGGATGAAGAAATTCCAAATAGAATCCTGGTGGAACAAAAAAATAAATGAATTATCAAAAGGGATGTCTCAAAAAGTTCAATTCATTGCAACTGTGAGTCATAATCCGAAATTAATTATTTTAGATGAACCTTTTTCTGGTTTAGATCCAATCAATACCAATTTAATTAAAGATGAGATCATTCGTTTGAAAGATGAAGGAGCCAGTATTTTATTCTCAACCCATCGGATGGAGCAAGTGGAAGAAATGTGTGAACACATAGTTCTAATCAATAAAGGTAAAATAGTCCTAAACGGGGAAGTAAATGAGGTTCGAAATTCCTATAAAGAAAATATTTTTGAACTCACTACATCCAACACCATTCCGGAAGAATTTTTTGAAGAATTTGAATGTACAATTAAAAAGGAACGGCATTACCTTATTAAACTAAAACAACAACAGTCAACGAATGATATTTTAAGTTGGCTATTGCATCATGAAATCAATTTAGTTTCATTTAATGAGTTGTTACCAACATTTAATGAAATATTTATTAAAACTGTAAATGAAACCAGCCATGAATAA
- a CDS encoding DUF4783 domain-containing protein translates to MMRILRICVFLFLSQLASGQNINGVFEAIRKVDLVALNVLFDNKMEYCYDNQIEFVDKTIALKALKAFLERNAPKSMTPMHKGNSKGDDSNFAIAIMESTNGKKFRFYIYAETIQGKTLVQELRIDKVN, encoded by the coding sequence ATGATGAGAATCTTAAGAATCTGTGTATTTCTGTTTTTAAGTCAATTGGCCTCTGGTCAAAATATTAATGGTGTTTTTGAAGCCATTCGCAAAGTTGACCTGGTTGCCTTAAATGTATTATTTGACAATAAAATGGAATATTGTTATGACAATCAAATTGAATTTGTTGATAAAACCATCGCATTAAAAGCTCTAAAAGCCTTTTTAGAACGAAATGCACCAAAATCCATGACTCCAATGCATAAAGGAAATTCAAAAGGGGATGACTCCAATTTTGCGATTGCAATTATGGAATCTACCAATGGTAAAAAATTCCGGTTTTACATTTATGCAGAAACCATTCAGGGTAAAACCCTCGTACAGGAATTGCGAATTGATAAAGTTAATTAA
- the dnaB gene encoding replicative DNA helicase produces MAESIKDTLSIQRGGFKPRQADLSSLAYEKIQPQAVELEEAILGAIMLDKDAISVVMDILKVDSFYKPAHQKIYKAMIQLFQSNQPIDTLTIREILHKSQILEEVGGLAYVLELANKVASSANLEYHAKIVAQKFVQRELIKISTLTIQDCFEDTKDVFDLLDSAEQSLYDITDNYLRRGYESVGSLIIKAQKRLETMSHHESGLSGIPSGFPELDAITSGWQKSNLIIVAARPGVGKTSFTLALGRNAAMDYNTPVALFSLEMNNLELVNRLISMEAEIEGTKMRNGKLDDDDWTRLNQVINKLGESQIYIDDTPSLNVFELRAKCRRLHQQYKIGLVIIDYLQLMTAGSNDKKGNREQEIATISRALKGLAKEINIPVIALSQLNRAAETQSRENRRPQLSNLRESGAIEQDADMVMFIYRPDTYELENNYEMPKGYTELIIAKHRNGATGTVGMKFIDHFAKFVPLKQNFDPFGSTSVPNVIIKQSKMNEEDEIPF; encoded by the coding sequence ATGGCGGAATCCATTAAAGATACTTTATCTATCCAGCGGGGGGGCTTTAAACCCAGACAAGCAGATTTGAGCAGTCTAGCTTATGAAAAAATTCAACCTCAGGCGGTTGAATTGGAAGAGGCCATCTTAGGGGCTATCATGCTGGATAAAGATGCCATTTCAGTGGTAATGGACATTTTGAAAGTGGATAGTTTCTATAAACCAGCCCATCAAAAGATTTATAAAGCCATGATTCAGTTGTTTCAATCCAATCAACCGATTGATACGCTGACGATTCGCGAAATCCTCCATAAGTCTCAGATTTTAGAAGAAGTAGGCGGTTTGGCTTATGTACTTGAATTGGCAAATAAAGTGGCTTCATCTGCCAACCTGGAATACCATGCAAAAATTGTAGCCCAAAAATTTGTTCAACGGGAGTTGATTAAAATTTCTACCCTAACCATTCAGGACTGTTTTGAAGATACCAAAGACGTATTTGACTTACTGGATTCTGCGGAACAAAGTTTATACGACATTACAGACAATTACCTCCGACGTGGATATGAATCAGTGGGTTCACTCATTATAAAAGCACAAAAAAGACTGGAAACCATGTCGCATCATGAATCCGGTTTATCAGGCATCCCAAGCGGATTTCCTGAACTGGATGCGATTACCTCGGGTTGGCAAAAATCAAACTTAATCATCGTTGCCGCTCGTCCGGGTGTTGGTAAAACTTCCTTTACCCTGGCATTGGGTAGAAATGCTGCTATGGATTACAATACTCCGGTGGCTTTGTTTTCTTTGGAGATGAATAATCTCGAGTTGGTAAACCGTTTAATTTCTATGGAAGCAGAGATTGAAGGAACTAAAATGCGAAATGGAAAATTGGATGATGACGATTGGACCCGATTAAATCAAGTAATCAATAAACTTGGAGAATCCCAGATTTATATTGATGATACTCCTTCTCTAAACGTATTTGAATTGCGGGCAAAATGCCGCAGACTCCATCAACAATATAAAATTGGTTTAGTCATCATTGACTATTTGCAATTAATGACTGCAGGATCCAACGATAAAAAAGGAAACAGGGAACAAGAAATTGCGACAATTTCCAGAGCACTTAAAGGTCTGGCAAAAGAAATCAACATCCCGGTAATAGCATTGTCTCAATTAAACCGTGCAGCAGAAACACAAAGCAGGGAAAATCGCAGACCCCAATTATCAAACCTTCGGGAATCGGGTGCGATCGAGCAAGACGCAGATATGGTTATGTTTATTTACCGTCCGGATACCTACGAATTAGAGAATAATTATGAAATGCCAAAAGGCTATACCGAATTGATTATTGCAAAACATCGTAACGGTGCAACCGGTACGGTTGGAATGAAGTTTATAGACCACTTTGCAAAGTTTGTACCTTTGAAACAAAACTTTGATCCATTTGGCTCCACATCCGTTCCAAATGTAATTATCAAACAGTCCAAAATGAATGAAGAAGACGAAATTCCATTCTAA
- a CDS encoding ferredoxin--NADP reductase, with protein MHFYKIPVSEKSFETKDSVSLHFKAIELPEEFKTFHPGQHLTLKLTIKDKEYRRSYSMSSAPGQNEISISIKKVDDGIVSNFIYDKLNPGDTLELSGPEGHFFIKPDSEKRQNYYFFAAGSGITPIFSMIQSLLENEPKSNVYLFYGNRTEEDIMFHKQLIELNKKYQDQFYVEFTLSRLKGNLLPFLASKKKIWEGLKGRINKDSIQKFFEKYPPRNLNSQYYLCGPGDFIDGTKENLLLSNIDPKAVHAEYFTVPVHPSSDSKISNLSSVRLIVHLNNKTHELQVPGNKKILDSILDAKLDAPYSCSSGACSTCMAKIIQGKVHMDVSLALEPEEIEQGYILTCQSRPLTELIEIKY; from the coding sequence ATGCATTTTTACAAAATTCCGGTCTCAGAAAAATCCTTTGAAACCAAAGATTCCGTCAGCTTACATTTTAAAGCAATTGAATTACCTGAAGAATTTAAAACATTTCATCCGGGTCAGCATCTGACTCTTAAATTAACAATTAAAGACAAAGAATATCGCAGATCCTATTCGATGAGTTCTGCCCCCGGTCAGAATGAAATCAGTATCAGCATTAAGAAAGTTGATGATGGCATAGTTTCAAATTTTATCTATGATAAACTAAATCCCGGTGATACCCTGGAATTATCAGGTCCTGAAGGTCATTTTTTTATTAAACCAGATTCAGAAAAAAGGCAGAATTATTACTTCTTTGCAGCTGGCAGTGGCATCACTCCTATTTTTTCAATGATCCAATCTTTGTTGGAAAATGAGCCAAAATCTAATGTTTATCTGTTTTATGGAAATCGAACCGAAGAAGACATCATGTTTCATAAACAGCTGATTGAATTAAATAAGAAGTATCAGGATCAGTTTTATGTTGAATTTACATTAAGCAGATTAAAAGGAAATTTACTTCCTTTTTTAGCAAGTAAAAAGAAAATTTGGGAAGGATTAAAAGGACGTATCAATAAAGATTCTATTCAGAAATTCTTCGAAAAGTATCCTCCGCGCAATTTAAACTCTCAATACTATCTGTGCGGCCCCGGTGATTTTATAGATGGTACTAAAGAAAATCTATTGCTTTCCAATATTGATCCTAAAGCGGTGCATGCAGAATACTTTACAGTACCCGTGCATCCATCCAGTGATTCAAAAATTTCAAACTTAAGTTCTGTTCGCTTAATAGTTCACCTAAATAATAAAACACACGAACTCCAGGTTCCCGGTAATAAAAAAATTTTAGACAGCATTTTAGATGCTAAATTAGATGCCCCATACTCTTGTTCCAGTGGTGCGTGTTCTACCTGCATGGCCAAAATTATTCAAGGCAAAGTACATATGGATGTTAGCCTGGCACTTGAACCAGAAGAAATCGAACAGGGGTACATACTTACTTGTCAATCCAGGCCTTTAACAGAATTAATTGAAATTAAATACTAG
- a CDS encoding outer membrane beta-barrel protein: protein MHFKYKIFVIVLALPFMLNAQKGFEAGVWAGTANYFGDLNNLYRLNEPGLAGGIMGRYNYNTRICTKLQLNYLRLRAHDSKSNNAFDLRRNLSFFSNVIEIAPSMEFNFFSLKHGSKDDNLTPYLMAGLSVFYFSPKTNFQGQTYSLRNLGTEGQLPGQEYNEISTAWLVGGGVKFDLNAAWSINVELAYRKAKTDFLDDVSGFYPDYVELLNNRGDVAVQLADRSEVTADHSKIGLSGTQRGDSKDKDAFVSLGINLVYYFGKLRCPDLSIPKY, encoded by the coding sequence ATGCATTTTAAATATAAAATTTTTGTGATTGTTCTTGCCCTTCCATTCATGCTAAATGCACAAAAGGGCTTTGAAGCAGGAGTTTGGGCCGGCACCGCCAACTATTTTGGAGATTTGAATAATTTATACCGTCTCAATGAGCCCGGATTGGCTGGTGGAATTATGGGGCGTTACAATTACAATACAAGGATTTGTACCAAATTGCAATTAAACTATTTACGACTGAGGGCCCATGATTCGAAATCGAACAATGCGTTTGATTTAAGAAGAAATTTAAGTTTCTTTTCAAATGTAATTGAAATTGCCCCAAGTATGGAATTCAATTTTTTTAGTTTGAAGCATGGCTCAAAAGATGATAATTTAACACCATACCTCATGGCCGGACTCAGCGTTTTTTATTTTAGTCCAAAAACGAATTTTCAGGGACAAACCTACAGCCTTAGAAATTTAGGCACGGAAGGTCAATTACCCGGACAGGAATATAATGAAATTAGTACCGCCTGGTTGGTGGGAGGTGGTGTCAAGTTTGACCTAAATGCTGCGTGGAGTATTAATGTTGAACTAGCATATAGAAAAGCAAAAACAGATTTCTTAGATGATGTCAGTGGTTTTTATCCGGATTATGTCGAACTATTAAACAACCGGGGCGATGTGGCAGTGCAATTGGCAGACCGTTCGGAAGTCACAGCGGATCATTCTAAAATTGGTTTGAGCGGCACACAACGCGGAGATTCAAAAGACAAAGATGCCTTTGTATCTTTAGGAATCAATCTGGTTTATTATTTTGGTAAACTGCGATGTCCTGATTTATCAATTCCCAAATATTAG
- a CDS encoding 2,3-bisphosphoglycerate-independent phosphoglycerate mutase, with protein sequence MLKRKQLCNPKNCWNIVFKRSLLVILDGWGIGKVPESNAIQQANTPFYDQLVQNYPNAQLLTHGANVGLPDGQMGNSEVGHINLGAGRIVYQDLVKINKAIQDRQLETNAEFVKLIEYCNSNQKPCHLIGLLSDGGVHSHISHFFGLIDLLEQHFEVPVYLHVITDGRDTDPHSALHFVSEMQEFLKGKRTQIASLIGRYFAMDRDKRWERIRKAYDLYVSGKGTKVDHAMEAIEQSYAAGITDEFIEPFRILDTPDGLIKNGDAVLCVNFRTDRLRQLTQVLSQTDFDAYEMKKLQLHYVTMARYDESFEKVSVLFDKTDVRNTLGEMLSRYGRTQVRIAETEKYPHVSFFFSGGREKAFSGEKRILVPSPKVATYDLKPEMSAVELTEKTMQIISDELPDFICLNFANADMVGHTGVFSAEIKAAETVDACLEKMIPLALKKDYAIIILADHGNGEYMINDDGSPNTAHTKNPVPCILVSNNTELKIHDGILADIAPTLLKIMALPIPVEMDGKVLVESKS encoded by the coding sequence ATGCTGAAAAGGAAGCAACTTTGCAATCCAAAAAATTGTTGGAATATTGTGTTTAAACGAAGTTTATTAGTAATTCTCGATGGTTGGGGAATCGGGAAAGTGCCTGAATCAAATGCCATTCAACAGGCAAATACGCCCTTTTATGATCAATTGGTCCAAAACTACCCTAACGCTCAATTATTAACCCATGGGGCTAATGTAGGCTTGCCTGATGGACAAATGGGAAATTCAGAGGTAGGCCATATAAATCTAGGGGCAGGCAGAATTGTCTATCAGGATTTAGTGAAAATCAACAAAGCCATCCAGGACCGTCAACTTGAAACCAATGCCGAATTTGTCAAATTAATCGAATATTGCAATTCCAATCAAAAACCCTGTCACCTGATTGGCTTGCTGTCTGATGGAGGCGTTCATAGCCACATTAGCCACTTTTTTGGATTAATTGATTTGCTAGAACAGCATTTTGAGGTTCCGGTTTATCTGCATGTGATTACAGACGGACGGGATACCGATCCGCACAGCGCACTGCATTTTGTCTCTGAAATGCAGGAATTTCTTAAAGGCAAGCGAACTCAAATTGCAAGTTTGATTGGACGGTATTTTGCAATGGATCGGGACAAACGCTGGGAACGCATTCGAAAAGCATACGATCTGTATGTATCAGGGAAAGGAACAAAAGTGGACCATGCAATGGAGGCGATTGAACAATCCTATGCCGCGGGAATTACAGATGAATTTATTGAACCGTTTCGAATCCTGGATACTCCGGATGGATTAATAAAAAATGGCGATGCCGTATTATGTGTAAATTTCCGCACCGATCGGCTGCGGCAATTAACACAGGTATTAAGTCAAACTGATTTTGACGCGTACGAAATGAAAAAATTGCAGCTTCATTATGTTACCATGGCCCGGTACGATGAATCTTTTGAAAAGGTCTCTGTATTATTTGATAAAACAGATGTTCGAAATACCCTTGGAGAAATGCTTTCCCGTTATGGTCGTACTCAGGTACGGATTGCAGAAACTGAAAAATATCCTCATGTCAGTTTTTTCTTTTCAGGAGGCCGTGAAAAAGCGTTTAGTGGAGAAAAAAGAATTTTGGTTCCTTCCCCTAAAGTTGCAACCTATGATTTAAAACCAGAAATGAGTGCAGTCGAACTTACGGAAAAAACCATGCAAATCATTTCAGATGAATTGCCTGACTTTATTTGTTTGAATTTTGCAAATGCTGATATGGTTGGTCATACCGGTGTATTTTCCGCTGAAATAAAAGCAGCAGAAACAGTGGATGCATGTTTGGAAAAAATGATTCCACTTGCATTGAAAAAGGATTATGCAATTATTATTCTGGCAGATCACGGCAATGGAGAATACATGATAAATGATGATGGTTCACCAAATACGGCCCATACTAAAAATCCGGTGCCCTGTATTCTTGTTTCCAACAATACGGAATTAAAAATTCATGATGGGATTTTGGCAGACATAGCTCCAACCCTATTAAAAATTATGGCCTTGCCCATTCCGGTTGAAATGGATGGGAAAGTCCTTGTTGAATCTAAATCCTAA
- the nadA gene encoding quinolinate synthase NadA: MEFKSSLQIEADLLIKGYLDIEVDPELDLITEINKLKKEKNAVVLAHYYQDPDIQDIADFVGDSLQLSQEAARTPAAMIAFAGVHFMAETAKILSPQKKVVIPDLKAGCSLSDSCPAPLFAKFKEQYPDHVVVSYVNCTAELKTLTDICCTSSNAVHVVNSIPKDRGIIFAPDKNLAAYIEKVTGRHMVKWDGACMVHEIFSREKITKLKIKHPEAKIIAHPECEEPVLAMADYIGSTSGLLKFVQSNASSSFIVATESGILHQMQLKCPHKTFIPAPPNNLCACNECPHMKRNSLEKLYLCMKYELPEVQLSEYVIREARKSIDRMLEISAQAGLG, encoded by the coding sequence ATGGAATTTAAATCTAGCCTACAAATAGAAGCTGATCTTTTAATCAAAGGATATCTTGATATTGAAGTGGACCCTGAATTGGATTTAATAACGGAGATTAATAAATTAAAGAAAGAAAAAAATGCAGTCGTATTAGCTCATTATTATCAAGATCCAGATATCCAGGATATTGCCGATTTTGTTGGAGACAGTTTGCAATTATCTCAGGAAGCAGCACGAACGCCTGCAGCCATGATCGCATTTGCAGGCGTACATTTTATGGCAGAAACGGCTAAAATATTATCTCCTCAAAAAAAAGTGGTCATCCCGGATTTAAAAGCGGGTTGTTCCTTATCGGATTCATGTCCGGCTCCATTATTTGCAAAATTTAAAGAACAATATCCGGATCATGTGGTAGTTAGTTATGTTAATTGCACTGCTGAATTAAAAACACTGACGGATATTTGTTGTACATCTTCCAATGCAGTCCATGTAGTAAATAGCATTCCTAAAGATCGTGGAATCATTTTTGCGCCAGATAAAAATTTGGCTGCATACATTGAAAAAGTGACCGGAAGACACATGGTAAAATGGGATGGAGCTTGCATGGTACATGAAATTTTTTCAAGAGAAAAAATTACCAAGCTTAAAATAAAACATCCGGAAGCAAAAATCATTGCACACCCTGAATGTGAAGAACCTGTACTTGCTATGGCGGATTACATCGGATCAACCAGTGGCTTATTAAAATTTGTTCAATCCAATGCATCCAGCTCATTTATTGTTGCAACGGAAAGTGGCATTCTTCATCAAATGCAATTGAAATGCCCACACAAAACTTTTATTCCAGCACCTCCTAACAATTTGTGCGCTTGCAATGAATGTCCACATATGAAAAGAAATTCACTGGAGAAACTCTACCTTTGTATGAAATATGAATTGCCTGAAGTTCAATTGTCAGAATACGTAATTCGGGAAGCTCGAAAAAGCATTGATCGAATGCTGGAAATCTCAGCGCAAGCTGGTCTTGGATAA
- a CDS encoding rRNA pseudouridine synthase: MKKTKFHSKKEIKKPEAEREFPFRLNKYVAHCGICSRREAAELVKSGKIKVNDAVQTNPAYELQEKDKVYYEDKLIKLSQTLFYILLNKPKNVITTLNDERGRKTVFDLIKQDIKDRVYPVGRLDRNTTGLLLLTNDGDLAQKLSHPSHKMKKIYHATLDKNLTKADMDRILMGVKLEDGIAEVDGIEYANDKKNEIGVEIHSGKNRIVRRIFEHLGYETIKLDRVYFAGLTKKNIPRGKFRHLTDKEIIQLKHLKH, from the coding sequence ATGAAGAAGACGAAATTCCATTCTAAAAAAGAAATTAAAAAACCAGAAGCTGAACGCGAATTTCCTTTCAGACTTAATAAATATGTAGCTCATTGTGGAATTTGTTCGAGACGGGAAGCTGCTGAATTAGTCAAGTCTGGCAAAATCAAAGTTAATGATGCCGTACAAACCAATCCTGCGTACGAATTACAGGAAAAAGACAAGGTATATTATGAGGATAAACTAATCAAACTTAGTCAAACCCTTTTTTACATCTTGTTAAATAAACCCAAGAATGTCATTACCACTTTAAACGATGAACGGGGACGTAAAACAGTCTTTGATTTAATCAAACAAGACATTAAAGATCGCGTGTATCCAGTTGGAAGATTAGACCGCAATACCACAGGTTTATTGTTGCTGACCAATGATGGCGATCTTGCACAAAAATTATCCCATCCATCCCATAAGATGAAAAAAATCTACCACGCAACCTTAGATAAAAATTTAACAAAAGCGGATATGGATAGAATCTTAATGGGTGTGAAATTAGAAGATGGGATTGCAGAAGTGGATGGAATTGAATACGCCAATGATAAAAAAAATGAAATTGGTGTTGAAATTCATTCTGGTAAAAATCGCATCGTTCGACGCATATTTGAACATCTCGGTTACGAAACCATTAAATTAGACCGGGTTTATTTTGCAGGACTCACCAAAAAAAATATACCGCGAGGAAAATTTCGTCACCTGACAGATAAAGAAATTATCCAGCTCAAACACCTCAAGCATTAA
- a CDS encoding glycosyltransferase family 2 protein, producing the protein MQTLSIVIPVYNEERTIHLILHAIAEVKLSNNIQKEIILVNDCSTDHTETALKFYMESNPTQNLKYVAHEINKGKGAALHTGIQQATGDYIIIQDADLEYDPREYNDLLKPILEGHADVVYGSRFTSGHPHRILFFWHSIGNKFLTFISNVFTNLNLTDMETCYKLFKADILKGLALKEKRFGFEPEVTAKIARIKGLRIYEVGISYYGRTYLEGKKINWKDGFRAIYCILKYNL; encoded by the coding sequence GTGCAAACTTTATCTATAGTTATTCCTGTTTATAATGAAGAGCGGACGATTCATTTGATTTTGCATGCAATTGCAGAAGTCAAATTGAGCAATAACATTCAAAAAGAGATTATTTTAGTAAACGATTGTTCGACTGATCATACAGAAACGGCTCTTAAATTTTATATGGAAAGCAATCCAACGCAAAATTTAAAATACGTTGCTCATGAAATTAATAAAGGCAAAGGAGCTGCATTGCATACCGGCATTCAACAAGCAACAGGAGATTACATCATCATTCAGGATGCTGATTTGGAATATGATCCCAGGGAATACAACGACTTGCTTAAACCCATTTTGGAAGGACATGCAGATGTGGTGTATGGATCAAGATTTACAAGCGGACATCCGCACCGGATTTTATTCTTTTGGCATTCGATTGGCAATAAATTTTTAACCTTTATTTCAAATGTCTTTACCAATCTCAATTTGACCGATATGGAAACCTGCTATAAGTTATTCAAAGCAGACATTTTGAAAGGACTTGCACTCAAAGAAAAACGATTTGGTTTTGAACCAGAGGTTACCGCTAAAATAGCACGAATCAAAGGACTTCGAATCTATGAAGTTGGCATTTCATATTATGGTCGCACCTACCTTGAAGGGAAAAAAATTAACTGGAAGGACGGTTTTAGGGCCATTTATTGTATTTTGAAATATAATTTATAA
- a CDS encoding ABC transporter permease, with product MKPAMNKLGLIIAREYLTKVKNKNFIFTTLLTPLGFLIFFIVIGIIFSYEGSKTYRIALLDKSEMNIKFPDSTKKFSFIKTTETLEQLKTQYKNGELDGILVLPKFSGVDVKAYTVYYHSDKAMDIEIESSLEKYLQDGVRNYKIQLMNLQKDQLEKLKTDIAIDPEPVSDTEKDRSSYTGKIATMLGGIMGYVIFFIIFLYGASVMRSVADEKVSRIVEVIISSARPVELMLGKVIGVGLVGLTQIVIWLVLIPLIYFLGMSIAGIDTQQLQEVSQTMGQQAPMDTDELAQIIREVGAMNWWRISVLFVFYFVGGYFIYASMFAAIGAASGDDINDAQSLTILVTIPILLAMYVMFQAIRLPDSSLAMFASLFPFFSPIVMPAMLAFDPPWWQIALSLVLLFAFSYFMIWVAARIYRTGILMYGKKASIKELGKWIWKG from the coding sequence ATGAAACCAGCCATGAATAAATTAGGCTTGATCATAGCACGCGAATATCTTACCAAGGTTAAAAACAAGAATTTTATTTTTACAACCCTGCTAACACCTTTAGGGTTTTTAATCTTCTTTATAGTAATAGGTATAATTTTTAGTTATGAAGGTTCGAAAACCTATCGCATTGCGCTTTTAGATAAAAGTGAAATGAATATTAAGTTTCCGGATTCAACCAAGAAATTTAGTTTTATTAAAACGACGGAGACTCTAGAACAATTAAAGACTCAATATAAAAATGGTGAGTTGGACGGGATTTTGGTTTTGCCAAAATTTTCCGGAGTTGATGTCAAAGCCTATACGGTGTATTATCATTCCGATAAAGCAATGGATATTGAAATTGAGTCCAGCCTCGAAAAATATTTGCAGGATGGTGTAAGAAATTACAAAATCCAGTTGATGAACCTGCAAAAGGATCAATTGGAAAAATTGAAAACAGACATTGCAATTGATCCGGAACCGGTATCTGATACAGAAAAAGATCGTTCGAGTTATACGGGTAAAATTGCAACCATGTTGGGAGGCATCATGGGTTATGTGATTTTCTTTATCATCTTTTTGTATGGTGCTTCCGTAATGCGTTCTGTAGCTGATGAAAAAGTTAGTCGTATTGTTGAAGTAATCATTTCTTCAGCCAGACCGGTAGAACTCATGTTAGGCAAAGTCATAGGAGTAGGTTTGGTTGGCTTGACTCAAATTGTGATTTGGTTGGTATTAATTCCACTTATTTATTTTCTGGGAATGTCAATTGCTGGTATTGATACACAACAATTGCAGGAAGTGAGTCAGACAATGGGTCAACAGGCACCCATGGATACAGATGAACTGGCACAAATTATTCGCGAAGTAGGCGCCATGAATTGGTGGCGTATTTCTGTTTTGTTTGTATTTTATTTTGTAGGCGGTTATTTTATTTATGCCTCTATGTTTGCAGCAATCGGTGCAGCTTCAGGAGATGATATAAATGATGCGCAATCATTGACCATACTGGTTACCATTCCCATTTTATTGGCTATGTATGTTATGTTTCAGGCAATCCGACTGCCGGATAGTTCGTTAGCAATGTTTGCATCCTTATTTCCTTTTTTTAGTCCAATTGTAATGCCTGCTATGTTGGCTTTTGATCCACCTTGGTGGCAAATTGCTTTGTCTTTGGTATTGCTTTTTGCGTTTAGTTATTTTATGATTTGGGTTGCAGCACGGATTTATCGTACCGGAATTTTAATGTATGGTAAAAAAGCAAGTATCAAAGAATTGGGTAAATGGATTTGGAAGGGTTAA
- the mscL gene encoding large conductance mechanosensitive channel protein MscL produces the protein MLKEFKKFALQGNLIDIAIGLVMATAFGGITSAFVDGIVMPLVGQIFQMGDLAQAKWVLSPEVLGPDGKVSTSESAILYGRMISAFINFIIIAFVMFLIIKFVNRIKFVEPVGLPKPTTDDLLTEIRDLLKK, from the coding sequence ATGCTTAAAGAATTTAAAAAATTTGCACTGCAGGGAAACTTGATTGACATTGCTATAGGTTTAGTAATGGCAACAGCATTTGGAGGAATTACCTCAGCTTTTGTTGATGGAATTGTCATGCCTTTAGTTGGCCAAATTTTTCAAATGGGTGATTTAGCTCAAGCCAAATGGGTCTTATCACCAGAAGTTTTAGGTCCGGATGGTAAAGTGTCCACTTCAGAGTCTGCCATTCTTTATGGACGTATGATTTCAGCTTTCATCAATTTCATTATTATAGCATTTGTAATGTTTTTGATTATTAAGTTTGTAAACAGAATCAAATTTGTAGAACCTGTAGGCTTGCCTAAACCCACAACAGACGATCTGTTGACTGAAATCAGAGATTTATTGAAAAAATAA